One window from the genome of Haladaptatus paucihalophilus DX253 encodes:
- a CDS encoding ABC transporter ATP-binding protein gives MTDHLVRVEELQKYYFEQNTLTDRILGREPKSVKAVDGISFAIEEGETLGLVGESGCGKSTTGETLLSLRDATDGKVVFDGRNVYDMDDLTEFRKRAQVVFQDPFSSLDPRMTAGEIIREPLDVHGVGSRTERRERVEDLMERVGLSAEQIDRYPHEFSGGQRQRIGIARALALEPDFIVLDEPVSALDVSVQAQVLNLLQDLQNELGLTYLFIAHDLSVVRHISDRVAVMYLGEIVELGPVDEIFTAPQHPYTKALLESVPRADTSEQERDIHTLSGDVPSPRNPPSGCHFRTRCPNVIPPDDIEISQSAYREVMDYRERLESGELTLKGVRELAAGAEKKPEDVDDEALEAELWDELFDDELEGENRATVSESFDRFVAGDRDGAIAVMAERFESICERRTPMLQSREHPAACHLYDQPPESEREAEREVESSAD, from the coding sequence ATGACCGACCATCTCGTTCGCGTCGAGGAACTGCAGAAGTACTACTTCGAACAGAACACCCTGACCGACCGAATCCTCGGTCGTGAGCCGAAGAGCGTGAAAGCCGTCGATGGCATCTCGTTCGCCATCGAAGAGGGCGAAACCCTCGGATTAGTCGGCGAGTCCGGGTGTGGCAAATCAACGACGGGGGAGACCCTGTTGAGCCTCCGCGACGCGACGGACGGGAAGGTCGTCTTCGACGGTCGGAACGTCTACGACATGGACGACCTGACGGAGTTCAGAAAGCGGGCGCAAGTCGTCTTTCAGGACCCCTTCTCCAGCCTCGACCCGCGGATGACGGCGGGCGAAATCATCCGCGAACCGCTGGACGTTCACGGCGTCGGGTCGCGGACGGAACGCCGCGAGCGCGTCGAAGACCTCATGGAACGCGTCGGGTTGTCGGCGGAGCAGATAGACCGCTACCCCCACGAGTTCTCCGGAGGGCAGCGCCAGCGCATCGGCATCGCCCGCGCGCTGGCACTGGAACCGGACTTCATCGTGCTGGACGAACCCGTCTCGGCGCTGGACGTGTCCGTGCAGGCGCAGGTGTTGAACCTCCTGCAGGACCTCCAGAACGAACTCGGCCTGACGTACCTGTTCATCGCCCACGACCTCTCGGTGGTTCGGCACATCTCCGACCGCGTGGCGGTGATGTACCTCGGCGAAATCGTCGAACTCGGGCCGGTGGACGAGATATTCACCGCCCCGCAACACCCCTACACGAAGGCCCTGCTGGAGAGCGTGCCGCGCGCCGATACGAGCGAGCAAGAGCGCGACATCCACACGCTCTCGGGCGACGTGCCGTCGCCGCGCAATCCGCCGTCCGGGTGTCACTTCCGAACGCGGTGTCCGAACGTCATTCCTCCCGACGACATCGAGATTTCCCAATCCGCGTACCGCGAGGTGATGGATTACCGAGAACGGCTCGAATCGGGCGAACTCACCCTGAAGGGCGTTCGGGAGTTGGCCGCCGGTGCGGAGAAGAAACCCGAAGACGTAGACGACGAGGCCCTCGAAGCCGAGTTGTGGGACGAACTGTTCGACGACGAACTGGAGGGCGAAAACCGCGCGACCGTCTCCGAATCGTTCGACCGGTTCGTCGCGGGCGACCGCGACGGTGCCATCGCCGTGATGGCGGAACGCTTCGAGAGCATCTGTGAGCGCCGGACCCCGATGCTCCAGAGCCGCGAACACCCCGCGGCCTGTCACCTCTACGACCAACCGCCGGAGTCGGAGCGAGAGGCGGAACGGGAAGTGGAGTCGTCGGCGGACTGA
- a CDS encoding reverse transcriptase-like protein, with amino-acid sequence MAVHGRHPSLRDLFDESPTPHIAHPPHTHHRDFYVTSDGSFDRESGAGGLGVIIETRDGRRVARLSVPDSDVPDNNVAEYRALHLGLDVLAVRAPRNARVGVLVDHDQLAANVNNAVLAHNRTDCRPPKPFSVPLAGKHHWRGIRARIAGFGELRAARIRSEQNPAHPLANAPEQYAHVNREPERCLLPDVPESSEPQIPPPSRADRHASG; translated from the coding sequence ATGGCCGTTCACGGCCGTCATCCCTCATTACGTGATCTGTTCGATGAGTCGCCCACCCCACACATCGCCCACCCACCTCACACCCATCACCGTGATTTCTACGTCACGAGCGACGGGTCGTTCGACCGGGAGTCCGGTGCCGGTGGACTCGGCGTAATCATCGAAACGCGCGACGGCAGGCGCGTCGCCCGTCTCTCCGTCCCCGATAGTGACGTGCCCGACAACAACGTCGCCGAGTATCGGGCGCTCCACCTCGGCCTCGACGTGTTGGCCGTCCGCGCACCCAGAAACGCACGCGTCGGCGTGCTAGTGGACCACGACCAACTGGCCGCCAACGTCAACAACGCCGTCCTCGCCCACAACCGGACGGATTGCCGACCGCCGAAACCGTTCTCCGTCCCGCTCGCGGGCAAACACCACTGGCGGGGTATCCGCGCCAGAATCGCCGGGTTCGGCGAACTCCGTGCCGCACGGATTCGAAGCGAGCAGAACCCCGCTCATCCGCTGGCGAACGCACCCGAGCAGTACGCGCACGTCAACCGCGAACCCGAGCGGTGTCTCCTCCCCGACGTTCCGGAGTCGAGCGAACCGCAGATTCCGCCGCCGTCCCGCGCCGACAGACACGCGAGCGGGTGA
- a CDS encoding ABC transporter ATP-binding protein encodes MSDLLRVRDLSTRFFTEKGQVNACESISFDVQEEEVFGVVGESGSGKSVAALSIIDLVESPGKITSGEVWYRNATLAEEVEGDRPEAVDGEFVDIRQLTTRERRALRGPSFSMIFQDPMSSLNPSIPVGEQIAEAVEVQRRARSNPRSTRSRTQGYGLASLVAGTVLPSQSYVSEPSRAKAIELLEQVGIPDPADRADEYPHQFSGGMLQRAMIAQALAGEPDLLIADEPTTALDVTIQAQILDLLRDLQADTGMSIMLITHNLGVVARMCDRVGVMYAGELVERGTLEDVFDAPVHPYTQGLLGSLPDLEDPAPRLQPIEGNVPDLLDSEMGERCYFADRCPKAMEECLSHPSMHDAGGSTEHEARCVLTETEYDESRALSSNHFGESQTEEKR; translated from the coding sequence ATGAGCGACCTGCTTCGCGTGCGCGACCTCTCTACCCGCTTCTTCACGGAGAAGGGGCAGGTCAACGCCTGTGAGTCCATCAGCTTCGACGTGCAGGAGGAAGAGGTGTTCGGCGTGGTCGGCGAGTCCGGGTCGGGGAAGAGCGTCGCCGCGCTCTCCATCATCGACCTCGTGGAGTCGCCCGGCAAAATCACGTCGGGCGAGGTGTGGTATCGAAACGCCACGCTCGCCGAAGAAGTCGAGGGCGACCGTCCCGAGGCGGTCGACGGCGAGTTCGTGGACATCCGTCAGCTGACGACGCGCGAGCGCCGCGCCTTGCGCGGACCGTCGTTCAGCATGATATTTCAGGACCCGATGAGCAGCCTGAACCCGTCGATACCCGTCGGCGAGCAGATAGCCGAAGCCGTCGAGGTGCAGCGCCGGGCGAGGTCGAACCCGCGTTCGACCCGCTCGCGGACGCAAGGGTACGGCCTCGCGAGCCTCGTCGCGGGCACGGTGCTCCCCTCCCAAAGCTACGTCAGCGAACCGAGCCGCGCGAAGGCGATCGAACTGCTCGAACAGGTCGGTATCCCCGACCCGGCGGACCGCGCCGACGAGTATCCCCACCAGTTCTCGGGCGGGATGCTCCAGCGGGCGATGATCGCCCAAGCGCTCGCCGGTGAACCGGACCTGCTCATCGCGGACGAGCCGACGACGGCGCTCGACGTGACGATACAGGCCCAAATCCTCGACCTGCTCCGCGACTTGCAGGCCGACACCGGAATGAGCATCATGCTCATCACGCACAACCTCGGCGTCGTCGCGCGGATGTGTGATCGCGTCGGCGTGATGTACGCCGGTGAACTGGTCGAACGCGGAACCCTCGAAGACGTGTTCGACGCGCCGGTCCATCCGTACACGCAAGGATTGCTCGGGTCGCTTCCCGACTTGGAGGACCCGGCACCGCGTCTCCAACCCATCGAGGGGAACGTCCCCGACCTGCTGGATTCGGAGATGGGCGAGCGCTGTTACTTCGCCGACCGCTGTCCGAAGGCGATGGAGGAGTGTCTCTCCCATCCGTCGATGCACGACGCGGGCGGTAGCACCGAACACGAAGCGCGCTGCGTTCTCACCGAAACCGAGTACGACGAGTCGCGCGCGCTCTCGTCGAACCACTTCGGAGAATCCCAAACGGAGGAGAAACGATGA
- a CDS encoding M24 family metallopeptidase has translation MTKRDRLDGLLADRDLESVWFARPNSFAWLTGGNNVVDREGDIGVAGVGYDGDGFRVVTDSIEAARLREEELPDHIPVAEYEWYESSLAEAVADRATTPAAADFDVPGFESVDASPLRQPLTDEDVDAYRELGAETAAAVEAICRELDPTDTEREIASAVRGALSARGIETPVALVGGSERAQRYRHYTPTEAELGDYAHVSVTAERHGLHASCTRTVAFDAPDWLAERHRAAAIVETTALAATQQIAAFDGRAKDVFEAIRAAYEHVGYAGEWKHHHQGGAAGYAGREWIATPTTDDEIVLPMAYAWNPTVQGAKSEDTVLIAKDGMEILTETGNWPAESVMAFDYEGALPRPTVLEL, from the coding sequence ATGACGAAACGAGACCGTCTCGATGGCTTGCTCGCCGACCGTGACCTCGAATCCGTCTGGTTCGCGCGGCCGAATTCGTTCGCGTGGCTCACGGGCGGAAACAACGTCGTTGACCGCGAGGGCGACATCGGCGTCGCGGGGGTCGGCTACGACGGCGACGGCTTCCGCGTCGTCACGGACTCCATCGAGGCGGCGCGACTCCGCGAGGAAGAACTCCCCGACCACATCCCGGTCGCCGAGTACGAGTGGTACGAATCGTCGTTGGCCGAAGCGGTCGCCGACCGCGCGACGACGCCCGCCGCCGCGGATTTCGACGTGCCGGGATTCGAGTCGGTGGACGCCTCGCCGCTCCGGCAACCCCTCACGGACGAGGACGTGGACGCGTACCGGGAACTGGGAGCCGAAACCGCGGCCGCGGTCGAGGCCATCTGTCGGGAGTTGGACCCGACCGACACCGAGCGGGAAATCGCGTCGGCGGTTCGCGGCGCGCTCTCCGCGCGCGGCATCGAAACGCCAGTGGCGCTCGTCGGCGGGAGCGAACGGGCACAGCGGTACCGCCACTACACGCCGACCGAGGCGGAACTGGGCGACTACGCGCACGTCTCCGTGACCGCCGAACGGCACGGGTTGCACGCGAGTTGCACCCGAACCGTGGCGTTCGACGCGCCGGACTGGCTCGCGGAGCGACACCGGGCCGCCGCAATCGTGGAGACGACGGCGCTCGCGGCAACGCAACAGATAGCGGCGTTCGACGGACGGGCGAAGGACGTCTTCGAGGCGATTCGAGCGGCCTACGAACACGTCGGCTACGCGGGCGAGTGGAAACACCACCATCAGGGCGGCGCGGCGGGCTACGCCGGGCGCGAGTGGATCGCAACGCCAACGACGGACGACGAAATCGTACTGCCGATGGCCTACGCGTGGAACCCGACCGTGCAGGGGGCAAAGAGCGAGGACACCGTTCTCATTGCCAAGGACGGAATGGAGATCCTCACCGAGACGGGGAACTGGCCCGCTGAATCCGTGATGGCGTTCGACTACGAGGGAGCGCTCCCGCGTCCGACCGTCCTCGAACTCTGA
- a CDS encoding NADP-dependent malic enzyme yields MGLDEDSLDYHRSDPPGKIEISTTKPTNTQRDLSLAYSPGVAAPCNEIADDAGKAYSYTAKGNLVAVVSNGSAVLGLGDIGAQASKPVMEGKGVLFKRFADIDVFDIELDQQDPDDIVRTVSAMEPTFGGVNLEDIKAPECFEIEERLREEMDIPVFHDDQHGTAIISGAALLNAAELTEKDLSDLEIVFSGAGASAIATARFYVSLGARKENITMCDSSGIITEQRVRNGEVNEFKTEFARDVPEGDLAAAMEGADVFVGLSVGGIVSQDMVRSMADNPFIFAMANPDPEIDYEDAKEARDDTVIVATGRSDYPNMVNNVLGFPFIFRGALDVRASDINEEMKVAAARALAKLAKKDVPDAVVKAYGDQPLQFGPDYIIPKPLDPRVLFEVAPAVADAAMETGVARSELDTDEYVETLEARLGKSREMMRVVLNKAKSDPKRVALSEGTDRKMIRAAYQMREEGIANPVLIGDRDEIETNVADLGLDFDPDVVDPKNGDHGGYADRLYELRGRKGITRNEAGELIEKDSNYFGSVMVEQGDADAMLTGLTHHYPSALRPPLQVISTAPDVDYAAGVYMLTFKNRVVFCADATVNQAPDEDVLTEVTKQTAKLARRFNVEPRAALLSYSNFGSVDNEGTRKPRKASKMLREDPEVDFPVDGEMQADTAVVEEILNGTYEFSELDQPANVLVFPNLEAGNIGYKLLQRLGGAEAIGPMLVGMDKPVHVLQRGDEVKDIVNLAGVAVVDAQQE; encoded by the coding sequence ATGGGACTCGACGAGGATTCACTCGATTACCACCGGAGCGACCCGCCGGGGAAGATAGAGATATCGACGACGAAGCCGACGAACACGCAGCGCGACCTGAGTCTCGCCTACTCTCCCGGTGTCGCCGCCCCCTGTAACGAAATCGCCGACGACGCCGGAAAGGCGTACTCCTACACCGCGAAGGGGAACCTCGTCGCCGTCGTTTCGAACGGCAGTGCCGTCCTCGGCCTCGGGGACATCGGCGCACAGGCGTCGAAACCCGTGATGGAGGGGAAGGGCGTTCTGTTCAAGCGATTCGCCGACATCGACGTGTTCGACATCGAACTCGACCAGCAGGACCCAGACGACATCGTACGAACGGTGAGCGCGATGGAGCCAACCTTCGGCGGCGTCAATCTGGAGGACATCAAGGCGCCGGAGTGCTTCGAAATCGAAGAGCGCCTGCGTGAAGAGATGGACATCCCCGTCTTCCACGACGACCAACACGGCACCGCCATCATCAGCGGGGCCGCCCTCCTCAACGCGGCGGAACTCACCGAGAAGGACCTGAGCGACCTGGAAATCGTCTTCTCCGGCGCTGGCGCGAGCGCCATCGCCACCGCTCGCTTCTACGTCTCGCTCGGCGCGCGAAAGGAGAACATCACCATGTGCGACTCCTCGGGCATCATCACCGAACAGCGCGTGCGAAACGGCGAGGTCAACGAGTTCAAGACCGAGTTCGCCCGCGACGTCCCCGAGGGCGACCTCGCGGCCGCGATGGAAGGCGCGGACGTGTTCGTCGGCCTCTCCGTCGGCGGCATCGTCAGTCAGGACATGGTGCGGTCGATGGCCGACAATCCGTTCATCTTCGCCATGGCGAACCCGGACCCGGAAATCGACTACGAGGACGCGAAGGAGGCCCGCGACGACACGGTTATCGTGGCGACCGGGCGCTCGGACTACCCCAACATGGTCAACAACGTCCTCGGATTCCCGTTCATCTTCCGCGGTGCGCTCGACGTTCGTGCGAGCGACATCAACGAGGAGATGAAGGTCGCCGCCGCGCGCGCGCTGGCGAAACTCGCCAAGAAAGACGTGCCGGACGCCGTGGTCAAGGCCTACGGCGACCAACCGCTTCAGTTCGGTCCGGATTACATCATCCCGAAACCGCTCGACCCGCGCGTGCTGTTCGAGGTCGCGCCCGCCGTCGCCGACGCGGCGATGGAAACCGGCGTGGCCCGGAGCGAACTCGACACCGACGAGTACGTCGAGACGCTCGAAGCGCGACTGGGCAAGTCCCGCGAGATGATGCGCGTCGTCCTGAACAAGGCCAAAAGCGACCCCAAGCGCGTCGCGCTTTCCGAAGGGACGGACCGGAAGATGATTCGCGCGGCCTACCAGATGCGCGAGGAGGGTATCGCCAACCCCGTCCTCATCGGCGACCGCGACGAAATCGAGACGAACGTCGCCGACCTCGGCCTCGATTTCGACCCCGACGTCGTGGACCCGAAGAACGGCGACCACGGTGGCTACGCCGACCGACTCTACGAACTTCGTGGCCGCAAGGGCATCACCCGGAACGAGGCGGGCGAACTCATCGAGAAGGACTCGAACTACTTCGGCAGCGTGATGGTCGAACAGGGCGACGCGGACGCCATGCTGACGGGGTTGACCCACCACTACCCGTCGGCGCTCCGCCCGCCGCTCCAGGTCATCAGCACCGCGCCGGATGTGGACTACGCCGCCGGAGTCTACATGCTCACGTTCAAGAACCGCGTCGTCTTCTGCGCCGACGCGACGGTCAATCAGGCACCCGACGAGGACGTGCTGACCGAAGTGACAAAGCAGACCGCCAAACTCGCTCGGCGGTTCAACGTCGAACCGCGGGCCGCGCTCCTCTCGTACTCCAACTTCGGCAGCGTCGATAACGAGGGCACGCGCAAGCCGCGCAAGGCCTCCAAGATGCTCCGCGAGGACCCCGAGGTCGACTTCCCCGTCGACGGCGAGATGCAGGCCGATACGGCCGTCGTCGAGGAAATCCTCAACGGCACCTACGAGTTCTCGGAACTGGACCAACCCGCGAACGTGCTCGTCTTCCCGAACCTCGAAGCGGGTAACATCGGCTACAAACTCCTCCAGCGACTCGGCGGCGCGGAGGCCATCGGCCCGATGCTCGTCGGCATGGACAAACCCGTCCACGTCCTCCAGCGCGGCGACGAGGTTAAAGACATCGTGAATCTGGCGGGCGTTGCGGTCGTTGACGCTCAGCAAGAATAA
- a CDS encoding ABC transporter substrate-binding protein yields the protein MPDERLNRRTYLKFAGGAAASAALAGCTGGGDNQNQDGTDGQTSSTDSGGDGGGNTTGDFPATITQGQMPSTLDPHNHRETTTDNVVLQAYEGLLSRNADGKIIKKLATKYERTGDKTVKFTIRDGVKFHNGDTLTAEDVAFSINRIVKSGVGGLESPQKDQLSGVTGAKAMDGAVEVTSDGVNPIIFALFASYCDIMQKSWVESHDKNYVAKNMNGTGPFKLKDYTEDVKVVFERNEDYWQEPASVSELTFNAAKESSTRVNQLVNGETDIIVNVPPQDAGRVKGNSKSRLAAVPSTRIIYNAMRYDVKPFDSPKFRQAMNYAIDLQSIIKNVLSGFADQTGQPTLKEFTGYNSNVEPYPANKKKAERLVEESGNAGATITLHTPVGRYLKDLEIAQAVAQQIDQLKNVNCSVQQRDFNALAGELTDGKIKTGPHFYLIGWGNATFDASQTIIPLLTTDGALTSYSNEKVDKLMKEAQNMPDGDKRNGKLKEVNKLLHDQAPWIFLNQQYSVYGVSQRLKWKARTDERINAYAISPK from the coding sequence ATGCCCGATGAGCGACTAAATCGGCGGACGTATTTGAAGTTTGCAGGAGGCGCAGCGGCGTCAGCGGCCCTGGCGGGCTGTACTGGCGGTGGGGACAACCAGAATCAGGATGGAACCGACGGTCAAACGTCCAGTACCGACAGCGGAGGGGATGGCGGCGGAAACACGACAGGGGATTTCCCCGCGACCATCACGCAAGGACAGATGCCGTCCACGCTCGACCCACATAACCACCGGGAGACGACCACGGATAACGTCGTCCTACAGGCCTACGAGGGTCTGCTCTCGCGCAACGCGGACGGGAAAATCATCAAAAAGCTGGCGACGAAGTACGAGCGGACCGGCGACAAGACGGTCAAATTCACCATCCGCGACGGCGTGAAGTTCCACAACGGCGACACGCTGACCGCGGAGGACGTGGCCTTCAGCATCAACCGCATCGTGAAGTCCGGCGTCGGCGGGCTCGAAAGCCCACAGAAAGACCAGTTGTCGGGCGTGACGGGTGCGAAAGCCATGGACGGCGCGGTGGAAGTCACGTCGGACGGGGTGAATCCCATCATCTTCGCCCTCTTCGCGTCCTACTGTGACATCATGCAGAAGTCGTGGGTCGAAAGCCACGACAAGAACTACGTCGCGAAGAACATGAACGGGACCGGACCGTTCAAACTCAAGGATTACACGGAGGACGTGAAGGTCGTCTTCGAGCGCAACGAGGACTACTGGCAGGAACCGGCCTCGGTTTCGGAACTCACGTTCAACGCGGCGAAGGAGTCCAGCACGCGGGTGAACCAACTCGTCAACGGCGAGACGGACATCATCGTCAACGTGCCGCCGCAGGACGCGGGACGCGTGAAGGGGAACTCGAAATCCCGCCTCGCGGCGGTTCCGAGCACGCGCATCATCTACAACGCGATGCGCTACGACGTGAAACCGTTCGACAGTCCGAAGTTCAGGCAGGCGATGAACTACGCCATCGACCTCCAGAGCATCATCAAGAACGTGCTTTCGGGCTTCGCGGACCAGACCGGTCAGCCCACGCTGAAGGAGTTCACCGGCTACAATTCTAACGTCGAACCGTACCCGGCGAACAAGAAGAAGGCGGAACGACTGGTCGAGGAGAGCGGCAACGCCGGAGCGACGATTACCCTTCACACGCCCGTCGGACGGTACCTGAAGGACTTGGAGATAGCGCAAGCGGTGGCCCAGCAGATAGACCAACTCAAGAACGTCAACTGCTCGGTTCAACAGCGAGACTTCAACGCGCTCGCGGGAGAGCTGACGGACGGGAAGATAAAGACGGGACCGCACTTCTACCTCATCGGTTGGGGGAACGCGACGTTCGATGCGAGCCAAACCATCATTCCGCTGCTCACGACCGACGGCGCGCTGACCTCCTACAGCAACGAGAAGGTGGACAAGCTGATGAAGGAGGCACAGAACATGCCCGACGGCGACAAGCGTAACGGGAAACTGAAGGAGGTGAACAAACTCCTCCACGACCAAGCGCCGTGGATATTCCTCAACCAGCAGTACAGCGTGTACGGCGTCAGCCAGCGCCTCAAGTGGAAGGCCCGTACGGACGAACGCATCAACGCATACGCTATCTCTCCAAAGTAG
- a CDS encoding ABC transporter permease → MSMGRFLLRRSVQGIFVIWGVVTVVFLLRFVTPGNPITVIAPLDASPALKHRIAVELGLNQPLYVQYGEYIWNLLHGDMGYSFISGTQASTRIFARLPATVELAVASSIVAIVLSIPLGVISATRRHDPVDYAATTFSLAGISTPNFWLGIMLVLLLAVGGPFPTSHRGIGFVPAVEMLFSQGSVSGLVTWAKHIFLPAITLGTYFTALITRLTRSGMLDELGKTYIRASRAKGLPETLVRYKHALRNTLIPVITVLGLQLGTLIGGAVITESVFAWPGLGTLVINSINARDWPLIQGSLIVIGTGFVLVNIFVDFLYAYINPQVVYE, encoded by the coding sequence ATGTCGATGGGACGATTTCTGCTCCGACGGAGCGTCCAAGGAATCTTCGTCATCTGGGGGGTCGTGACCGTGGTGTTTCTGCTCCGATTCGTCACGCCCGGGAACCCGATTACGGTCATCGCCCCCTTGGATGCCAGTCCGGCGCTGAAACATCGAATCGCGGTCGAACTCGGGCTGAACCAACCGCTGTACGTCCAGTACGGCGAGTACATCTGGAACCTGCTCCACGGGGACATGGGCTATTCGTTCATCTCGGGAACGCAAGCCAGCACGCGCATCTTCGCTCGCCTCCCGGCGACGGTCGAGTTGGCGGTCGCGTCGAGCATCGTCGCAATCGTGCTCTCGATTCCGCTGGGGGTCATCAGCGCGACGCGGCGTCACGACCCGGTGGACTACGCCGCGACGACGTTCTCGCTCGCGGGAATCAGCACGCCGAACTTCTGGCTCGGCATCATGCTGGTGTTGCTCCTCGCGGTCGGGGGACCGTTCCCGACGAGCCATCGCGGTATCGGGTTCGTGCCCGCGGTGGAAATGCTGTTCTCGCAGGGAAGCGTGAGCGGACTCGTAACCTGGGCGAAACACATCTTCCTCCCGGCGATAACGCTGGGAACGTACTTCACCGCGCTCATCACGCGGCTCACCCGGAGCGGCATGCTCGACGAACTGGGCAAGACCTACATCCGAGCATCGCGGGCCAAGGGACTCCCGGAGACGCTGGTGCGGTACAAACACGCGCTCCGAAACACCCTCATTCCCGTCATCACCGTCCTCGGCCTGCAGTTGGGGACGCTCATCGGCGGTGCCGTCATCACCGAATCGGTGTTCGCGTGGCCGGGGCTCGGGACGTTGGTCATCAACTCCATCAACGCCCGTGACTGGCCGCTGATTCAGGGGTCGCTCATCGTCATCGGCACCGGATTCGTCCTCGTGAACATCTTCGTGGACTTCCTGTACGCGTACATCAACCCGCAGGTGGTCTACGAATGA
- a CDS encoding DUF3592 domain-containing protein translates to MLALALIGYGGNSLYSQHRKITTYETTDGTVVSTAVHSERTGKPSIFGDSKSYYPTIDYRYSVAGTTYRNDNVYSSSKIPGGERPEATALVNRYAEGKRVTVHYAADDPSKSFLSGNYTFFPAYLVLLAGLVLLRDSLNPGSVWVRKLLPNRDTGRQKGSESILTDPPSLDADEWDDDWPTRRSDSTAADVNAHTDTPITDDRHLLALSAGFYVAVVAVFAHYFLVSGRPYSSVAYVSLLVGAVAFAFELRSDF, encoded by the coding sequence GTGCTCGCGCTCGCACTGATCGGCTATGGTGGCAATTCGCTGTACAGCCAGCACCGAAAGATCACCACCTACGAGACGACGGACGGAACCGTCGTTTCGACCGCCGTCCACTCGGAGCGGACGGGGAAACCCAGTATATTCGGCGATTCGAAGTCGTACTATCCCACCATCGACTACCGCTATTCGGTCGCCGGGACGACCTACCGGAACGATAACGTCTACTCGTCGAGCAAAATCCCCGGCGGGGAGCGACCGGAGGCCACCGCGCTCGTGAATCGGTACGCGGAGGGCAAACGAGTCACCGTCCACTACGCGGCGGACGACCCCTCGAAGTCGTTCCTGTCCGGCAACTACACCTTCTTCCCGGCGTACCTCGTCCTGCTCGCCGGGTTGGTCCTCCTCCGCGACAGTCTGAACCCCGGTTCCGTTTGGGTTCGGAAGCTACTCCCGAACCGGGACACCGGACGCCAAAAGGGGAGCGAGTCGATACTCACCGACCCGCCGTCCCTCGACGCGGACGAGTGGGACGACGACTGGCCGACGCGCCGGTCGGACTCGACGGCGGCCGACGTGAACGCGCACACGGACACCCCGATAACCGACGACCGTCACCTGCTGGCGCTCTCTGCGGGGTTCTACGTCGCCGTCGTCGCCGTCTTCGCGCACTACTTCCTCGTTTCGGGCCGCCCCTACAGTTCCGTCGCGTACGTGAGCCTCCTCGTCGGCGCGGTCGCGTTCGCGTTCGAACTCCGGTCCGACTTCTGA
- a CDS encoding ABC transporter permease, with protein MISPRTLRNLKREFRQSLLAKIGIVVVIAVVLVAVFAPVIAPHNPNRQNLDNSKLPPLGFSKKTTQTSSEMVDGEIQITNNTTYVKAQPSHPLGTDQLGRDMLSRVIYGARTSLLVGLFGTVLAMLIGVTVGLVAGYYGEIVDDALMRSADIMLAFPSLVLAIALVGMFRRSVFTIPDPVVAAGLVSGMPGQIAIPGTVVIVVALVNWVWFARVSRGEALTVVGEEYVKASRSVGAKDSFILRKHILPNSVTPIIVLATIQIAAIILLESSLSYLGFSGVNLSWGFDIAQGKDYLATSWWISTVPGLAIVITVIGINLVGDWLRDALDPGIEGEGGGV; from the coding sequence ATGATTTCGCCGCGGACGCTTCGGAACCTCAAGCGGGAGTTCCGTCAGAGCCTCTTGGCGAAAATCGGCATCGTCGTCGTCATCGCGGTGGTACTCGTCGCGGTGTTCGCCCCGGTTATCGCACCGCACAATCCGAACCGGCAGAACCTCGACAACTCGAAACTGCCGCCGCTCGGGTTCAGCAAGAAGACGACCCAAACGAGTTCGGAGATGGTCGACGGCGAGATACAGATAACCAACAACACGACGTACGTCAAGGCACAGCCGTCGCATCCGCTCGGAACGGACCAACTCGGGCGCGATATGCTTTCGCGGGTGATTTACGGTGCGAGAACGTCGCTCCTCGTCGGTCTCTTCGGGACGGTGCTGGCGATGCTCATCGGCGTCACCGTCGGGTTGGTCGCGGGGTACTACGGCGAAATCGTGGACGACGCGCTGATGCGGAGCGCGGACATCATGCTGGCGTTCCCGTCGCTGGTGTTAGCGATAGCGCTGGTCGGCATGTTCAGGCGGTCGGTGTTCACGATACCCGACCCGGTAGTCGCCGCCGGACTCGTCTCGGGGATGCCCGGTCAAATCGCGATTCCGGGAACGGTCGTCATCGTCGTCGCGCTCGTGAACTGGGTCTGGTTCGCCCGCGTCTCGCGCGGCGAGGCTCTAACGGTGGTCGGCGAGGAGTACGTCAAAGCCTCCCGCTCGGTCGGCGCGAAGGACTCCTTTATCCTTCGAAAGCACATCCTGCCGAACAGCGTGACGCCCATCATCGTGCTCGCCACCATCCAAATCGCGGCCATCATCCTCCTCGAAAGCTCGCTTTCGTACCTCGGCTTCTCCGGGGTGAACCTCTCGTGGGGATTCGACATCGCACAGGGGAAAGACTACCTCGCCACGTCGTGGTGGATTTCGACGGTTCCGGGGCTCGCCATCGTCATCACCGTCATCGGCATCAACCTCGTCGGTGACTGGTTGCGCGACGCGCTCGACCCCGGTATCGAGGGCGAAGGAGGTGGCGTATGA